In Phaeobacter porticola, one DNA window encodes the following:
- the dtd gene encoding D-aminoacyl-tRNA deacylase, with protein MRALIQRVSEASVSVDGETTGDIGPGLLILICAMEGDSEAQADQMATKISKLRIFRDEAGKMNRSVKDIGGSALVVSQFTLAADTRRGNRPGFSNAAAPELGRALYTRFADQLAALDVPVARGSFGADMQVALVNSGPVTIWMDSADW; from the coding sequence ATGCGGGCCTTGATACAACGCGTTTCTGAAGCCTCTGTCAGTGTTGACGGTGAGACCACCGGCGATATCGGCCCCGGTCTATTGATCCTGATCTGCGCCATGGAGGGTGACAGCGAGGCACAGGCGGATCAGATGGCGACCAAGATCAGCAAGCTGCGGATTTTTCGTGATGAGGCGGGCAAGATGAACCGCTCGGTCAAGGATATTGGCGGCAGCGCGCTGGTGGTGAGCCAGTTCACCCTTGCTGCCGACACCCGTCGGGGCAACCGCCCCGGATTTTCCAATGCCGCCGCGCCTGAACTGGGCCGTGCGCTTTATACCCGGTTTGCCGATCAGCTTGCCGCGCTGGACGTACCGGTGGCGCGCGGATCGTTTGGTGCGGATATGCAGGTTGCCCTGGTCAATTCCGGCCCAGTGACCATCTGGATGGATAGCGCCGACTGGTGA
- a CDS encoding nitroreductase, whose amino-acid sequence MTTLPALDALFSQRHSCRAFRPDPVPRAVIEDILRCAQKVPSWCNAQPWQVTLFSGAATNALRSALMEAVMKDPVAPDLPFPERYSDEYKTRRQACGWALYEAVGVERGDRAASHQQIMRNFTLFDAPHCAILTSPKELGPYGALDCGGFVTGFTLAATAAGVATIAQAAVATYAPMLHQFCDIPEDRNILCALSFGYGDPDHLTNQFRTERAELDEFISWRN is encoded by the coding sequence ATGACCACTCTGCCCGCGCTTGATGCCCTGTTCAGTCAGCGCCACAGCTGTCGTGCCTTTCGACCCGACCCGGTGCCACGCGCGGTGATCGAGGATATTCTGCGCTGTGCACAGAAAGTCCCGTCCTGGTGCAATGCCCAGCCCTGGCAGGTGACCCTGTTCAGCGGTGCGGCCACCAACGCGCTGCGCTCCGCTTTGATGGAGGCGGTCATGAAAGACCCCGTTGCACCGGATCTGCCCTTTCCTGAACGCTACAGCGACGAATACAAAACCCGCCGTCAGGCTTGCGGTTGGGCCTTATATGAGGCCGTAGGTGTCGAACGCGGTGATCGCGCCGCATCTCACCAGCAGATTATGCGCAATTTCACCCTGTTTGACGCCCCCCATTGTGCCATTCTGACCAGTCCCAAGGAGCTTGGCCCTTATGGCGCGCTGGATTGCGGCGGGTTCGTCACTGGCTTCACGCTGGCCGCAACAGCTGCCGGTGTGGCCACCATCGCGCAGGCTGCGGTCGCCACATATGCGCCGATGCTGCATCAGTTCTGCGATATACCGGAGGATCGCAATATCCTTTGTGCGCTGTCCTTCGGCTACGGCGATCCTGATCACCTTACCAATCAGTTTCGGACGGAGCGCGCTGAGTTAGATGAGTTTATCAGCTGGCGTAACTGA
- a CDS encoding ABC transporter permease, with translation MKNIPISAMIGLLFTALYFLMAIFAPLLAPYGVGEVVGDVWEISALSYYLSPVSYFFSEVWYFISTWPWNWAHFPLQHFAENTFIGTPGDYWLGTDNIGRDLLSRMIYGGRTTIFIATAATILSFTTGSILGFFAAVSGGWVDQVMSRLVDLVMSIPTLIFALVVLSVMPVTVPVLIVVMGLLDSTRVYRLARAVAVDIEVMDYVEAARLRGEKTVWIIFREILPNALSPLVAEMGLRFIFMVLFVSTLSFLGLGVQPPEADWGGIVKENKEGIVYGIPAALLPAIAIATLAISVNLVADWVLNRTTSLKGGRG, from the coding sequence ATGAAGAATATCCCTATCTCTGCAATGATTGGGCTGTTGTTCACGGCCCTCTATTTTCTCATGGCGATCTTTGCCCCGCTGCTGGCCCCCTATGGCGTCGGCGAGGTGGTCGGAGATGTGTGGGAAATTTCCGCACTTAGCTATTATCTTTCTCCAGTCTCTTACTTCTTTTCGGAAGTTTGGTACTTCATCTCGACTTGGCCCTGGAACTGGGCCCACTTTCCGCTGCAACACTTTGCGGAGAACACCTTTATTGGAACGCCCGGTGATTATTGGCTGGGCACCGATAACATCGGTCGCGATCTTCTCAGCCGAATGATCTACGGCGGGCGGACGACCATCTTCATCGCGACAGCGGCCACCATTCTGTCCTTTACCACGGGATCAATCCTGGGTTTCTTTGCTGCCGTCTCCGGCGGCTGGGTGGATCAGGTGATGTCGCGGCTGGTCGATCTGGTGATGTCGATCCCAACGCTGATTTTTGCCCTTGTGGTGCTGTCAGTGATGCCAGTCACCGTGCCAGTGCTGATCGTGGTCATGGGGCTGCTGGACTCCACGCGTGTCTATCGTCTCGCCCGTGCGGTTGCGGTCGATATTGAGGTGATGGACTACGTCGAGGCGGCCCGTCTGCGTGGTGAGAAAACCGTCTGGATCATCTTCCGTGAGATCCTGCCCAATGCATTGTCACCACTGGTGGCCGAAATGGGTCTGCGGTTCATCTTTATGGTGCTGTTTGTCTCGACCCTGTCGTTCCTTGGCCTTGGCGTGCAACCTCCCGAAGCAGACTGGGGCGGGATCGTGAAGGAAAACAAGGAAGGCATTGTCTATGGAATCCCGGCGGCTCTGCTGCCTGCCATCGCCATCGCCACCCTTGCGATCTCGGTCAACCTTGTCGCGGACTGGGTCCTGAACCGCACAACATCACTGAAAGGAGGCCGCGGATGA
- a CDS encoding TFIIB-type zinc finger domain-containing protein — MTQPPPPPPGPLTAVPPASSGAHAQSAEHRFPCEQCGADYRYDPQNGTLTCDHCGHQETIRSGPWRGGSLRELDFDTALSSGLAEADMEETRVLRCPNCAAQVELDPKDHAGECPFCATPMVTDTGTHRHIKPKGVLPFAFDERSAHKAMSDWLGQLWFAPNGLQQYARKGRRMDGIYVPYWTFDAETRSQYRGQRGTVYYVTETVVVDGKRQSRQVPKVRWRPVSGRVQRFFDDVLVLASKSLPKKNTDALEPWDLSALEPYQPQYLAGFRAEAYAVELADGYSEANARMSRVIERDVRFDIGGDRQRIEFIDSNFSDITFKHVLLPVWLAAYKYRGKTYRFVVNGQSGRVQGERPYSAWKIATAVILALILGGAVAYFGSR, encoded by the coding sequence GTGACCCAACCCCCACCGCCGCCACCCGGCCCGCTCACTGCCGTGCCCCCTGCGTCCTCCGGCGCCCACGCTCAGTCGGCAGAACACCGGTTCCCTTGCGAACAATGCGGCGCAGACTATCGTTATGACCCGCAGAACGGCACGCTGACCTGCGATCATTGCGGCCATCAGGAAACCATACGTTCCGGTCCCTGGCGCGGTGGCAGTCTGCGCGAGTTGGATTTCGATACCGCGCTATCATCCGGTCTGGCCGAGGCCGACATGGAAGAAACCCGTGTTCTGCGCTGCCCCAATTGCGCCGCACAGGTGGAGCTGGACCCAAAGGACCACGCCGGCGAATGTCCCTTCTGCGCCACGCCCATGGTCACGGATACCGGCACCCATCGCCATATCAAGCCGAAGGGTGTCCTTCCCTTCGCTTTTGACGAGCGCAGCGCCCATAAGGCCATGTCAGACTGGCTGGGTCAGCTGTGGTTCGCCCCAAACGGCCTGCAACAATACGCCCGCAAGGGGCGGCGCATGGACGGAATTTATGTGCCTTATTGGACCTTCGATGCCGAAACCCGATCACAATATCGCGGTCAGCGTGGCACGGTCTACTATGTCACCGAAACTGTCGTGGTTGATGGCAAACGCCAGTCCCGGCAGGTGCCCAAAGTGCGTTGGCGACCAGTCTCAGGGCGGGTACAGCGGTTTTTCGATGATGTGCTGGTGCTGGCCTCCAAAAGCCTGCCGAAAAAGAACACCGACGCGCTGGAACCCTGGGATCTGTCCGCGCTGGAACCTTATCAGCCGCAGTATCTGGCCGGGTTCCGGGCCGAGGCCTACGCGGTGGAGCTGGCCGATGGTTACAGCGAGGCAAACGCGCGGATGAGCCGGGTGATCGAACGCGATGTGCGTTTTGACATCGGCGGTGACCGGCAACGCATTGAATTTATTGACAGCAATTTCTCCGACATCACGTTCAAACATGTGCTGCTGCCCGTCTGGCTCGCGGCCTATAAGTATCGGGGCAAAACCTACCGGTTTGTGGTCAACGGACAATCGGGCCGGGTGCAGGGGGAACGTCCTTATTCCGCGTGGAAGATTGCAACAGCCGTTATCCTGGCACTGATCCTTGGCGGCGCTGTGGCGTATTTCGGATCACGTTGA
- a CDS encoding DUF2927 domain-containing protein, protein MGCDPLAERTSLVPPTRPANLPPQPKPPSDESQRLARYYGALQQDLLTRGLLRTDGGGPETPYDADDLRRNFEQIAFYDEYGSGNLRTSGALGRWDGPVRLRADFGPSVGAEQQQKDRSTLEAYAARLTRITGHPISTTTSRARANFNVIFAGADDSAYVAGRVRDILPSISDADLQVFSNPPQSYYCLVRAGGLQADPSSYMRGVALIRAEHPDLARRSCIHEEIAQGLGLRNDSPHARPSIFNDDDEFALLTSQDEKLLQILYDPRLRPGMSADEARPIVQTIAYDIMGEPQ, encoded by the coding sequence ATGGGGTGTGATCCATTGGCAGAACGCACGTCGCTGGTGCCGCCAACGCGCCCTGCCAACCTGCCCCCGCAGCCCAAACCGCCCTCTGACGAGAGCCAGCGCTTGGCTCGCTACTACGGCGCCTTACAGCAGGATCTGCTGACCCGTGGGCTATTGCGGACGGATGGTGGCGGACCCGAGACCCCCTATGATGCAGATGATCTGCGCAGGAACTTTGAGCAGATCGCCTTTTATGACGAATACGGCAGCGGCAATCTGCGCACCTCCGGCGCGCTGGGACGGTGGGACGGGCCGGTACGACTGAGGGCCGACTTCGGCCCCTCGGTCGGCGCCGAACAGCAGCAGAAAGACCGCTCAACGTTGGAGGCATATGCCGCCCGTCTGACCCGTATCACCGGTCATCCGATCAGTACGACAACCAGCCGCGCACGCGCCAATTTCAACGTGATCTTCGCTGGTGCTGATGACAGTGCCTATGTTGCCGGGCGGGTGCGGGACATCCTGCCGTCGATCAGCGACGCCGACCTTCAGGTCTTCTCCAACCCGCCGCAAAGCTATTATTGTCTGGTGCGCGCTGGCGGGCTGCAAGCGGATCCCTCCTCCTATATGCGCGGAGTGGCTCTTATCCGCGCGGAACACCCCGATCTGGCCCGCCGGAGCTGTATCCACGAGGAAATCGCTCAGGGCCTTGGCCTGCGCAACGACAGTCCGCACGCGCGTCCCTCAATCTTCAACGATGACGACGAATTTGCGCTGCTCACCAGCCAGGACGAAAAGCTTCTGCAGATCCTGTATGATCCACGTCTGCGCCCCGGCATGTCCGCCGATGAGGCCCGCCCGATCGTGCAAACAATCGCCTATGATATCATGGGGGAACCGCAGTAG
- a CDS encoding ABC transporter permease, with the protein MHPVVKLVSQRLALGLILLIAASVLIFMGTLILPGDVAQSILGQSATPEALANLREELGLNEPAILRYFDWLFGALQGDLGTALTNGQDIATSIGRRLGNTLFLAFWAAVISVPLAIFLGLLAVRYRDRWPDKLISAVTLASISIPEFLIGYLLIYFVAVQLGWFSSVAMINDSMSLLEKLNAIALPVAVLTLVVLAHMMRMTRAAILNVMQSAYIETAELKGLSTFKVIARHAFPNAIAPIVNVVMLNLAYLVVGVVVIEVVFVYPGMGQYLVDHVSKRDVPVVQACGLIFAAVYIVLNMIADIVAILSNPRLRHPK; encoded by the coding sequence ATGCACCCCGTCGTAAAACTTGTGTCCCAGCGCCTAGCGCTGGGATTAATACTCTTGATTGCCGCATCCGTGCTCATTTTTATGGGCACATTGATCCTGCCCGGCGATGTGGCGCAGTCCATTCTGGGCCAGTCGGCCACCCCTGAGGCGCTCGCCAATCTGCGCGAAGAGCTGGGCCTGAATGAACCTGCGATACTGCGCTATTTCGACTGGCTGTTCGGCGCCCTGCAGGGCGATTTGGGCACCGCTCTGACCAATGGTCAGGACATTGCAACCAGCATCGGTCGCCGCCTTGGCAATACCCTGTTTCTGGCATTCTGGGCCGCCGTGATCTCGGTTCCGCTGGCAATCTTTCTGGGCCTTCTGGCGGTGCGCTACCGCGACCGTTGGCCTGACAAACTGATCTCGGCCGTGACTCTGGCCTCGATCTCTATCCCGGAATTCCTGATTGGCTATCTGCTGATCTATTTCGTTGCCGTGCAGTTGGGTTGGTTCAGCTCAGTCGCGATGATCAATGATTCCATGAGCTTGCTGGAAAAACTCAACGCCATTGCCCTGCCCGTCGCGGTTCTGACGCTGGTGGTTCTGGCGCATATGATGCGCATGACGCGGGCCGCGATCCTCAATGTGATGCAATCGGCCTATATTGAGACCGCAGAACTGAAGGGCCTCAGCACATTTAAGGTGATTGCCCGCCATGCGTTCCCTAACGCCATTGCACCAATCGTCAACGTGGTGATGCTGAACCTCGCCTATCTGGTGGTGGGCGTCGTGGTGATCGAAGTGGTCTTTGTCTACCCCGGTATGGGGCAGTATCTGGTCGACCATGTGTCCAAGCGTGACGTGCCGGTGGTGCAGGCCTGCGGTCTGATTTTTGCGGCGGTCTATATCGTTCTGAACATGATCGCCGATATTGTGGCCATCCTGTCCAACCCGCGTCTGAGGCATCCGAAATGA
- a CDS encoding cytochrome b/b6 domain-containing protein, with protein sequence MIRRSALKWLRWLSLALIAYFYLVEPEENSAAPGLALATYAGVGLILALVVLILIAIYLRNGLAGRAGPKLPGWAKRFHGLNHRVLQIGLPIMVATGALAGMLASFAIRAFGVVPINPAAGSRNLHELAEDLHEIAFDALLIVIVLHGVFHLWRHFLLKDNARRIMVPKLLHKYL encoded by the coding sequence ATGATCCGACGCAGTGCGCTCAAATGGCTCCGCTGGCTGAGCCTCGCTCTTATTGCCTACTTCTACCTGGTGGAGCCGGAGGAAAACAGCGCAGCCCCTGGGCTGGCGTTGGCCACCTATGCCGGGGTTGGGTTGATCCTAGCGCTGGTCGTGCTGATCTTGATCGCAATCTATCTGCGCAATGGGTTGGCCGGGCGCGCCGGTCCCAAACTGCCCGGCTGGGCCAAGCGGTTCCATGGGCTGAACCATCGTGTTCTGCAAATCGGCCTGCCGATTATGGTTGCAACCGGCGCGCTGGCCGGGATGCTGGCGTCCTTTGCGATCCGTGCTTTTGGGGTTGTGCCGATCAACCCTGCGGCGGGCAGCCGCAACCTGCATGAACTGGCTGAAGACCTGCATGAAATCGCCTTTGATGCGCTGCTCATCGTCATTGTGCTGCACGGGGTCTTTCATCTTTGGCGTCATTTCCTGTTGAAGGACAACGCCCGGCGCATCATGGTGCCGAAACTGCTACACAAGTATCTCTGA
- a CDS encoding ABC transporter substrate-binding protein, protein MKDQLDFMTQSVTSGKMTRREFMGKTAALGISAAVAGSMFARAAEAAGPVKGGTLKLGSIGGGSTDSLDPAVAASQVPYHNLYQFGENLVNVTPEGGIENRVAESVEASADAKTWTFKIRKGVEFHNGKPVTAEDVMRTMERHSNEDSKSGALGIMRGIESMKADGDNFIVELTTPNADLPYLMADYHLMIQPDGGFDNPAAGIGSGAYMLEANEPGVRHMWKKNPNYWDDTRGHVDEVEIVVINDATARMAALQSGQVHIVNRVEPKVAGLLDRAPNLTVRNAAGPGHYVFIMHCDTAPFDNNELRLALKYAINREEMVDKVLRGYGSVGNDMPVNAAYPLFDDSIPQRPFDPAKAAEHYKKSGHDGSPITLRVSDVAFPGALDAAQLFQQSANAAGIPLELKREPGDGYWSEVWNAQPFCASYWGGRPVQDQMYSTAYLSTADWNDTRFKREDFDKLLFAARGELDEAKRKALYSQMGMMVRDEGGLICPMFNDFIEATSSKVQGWVVDSTGDTMAGKWSHKCWLA, encoded by the coding sequence ATGAAAGACCAACTTGATTTCATGACGCAAAGCGTCACCTCCGGTAAAATGACCCGGCGTGAATTCATGGGCAAAACCGCAGCACTGGGGATCAGCGCCGCTGTTGCAGGCAGCATGTTTGCCCGCGCAGCTGAGGCCGCAGGCCCGGTCAAAGGGGGCACGCTGAAGCTGGGTTCCATCGGCGGTGGCAGCACCGACTCGCTGGATCCGGCCGTGGCCGCCAGCCAGGTGCCTTACCACAATCTCTATCAATTTGGTGAGAACCTGGTGAATGTGACGCCTGAGGGCGGTATTGAAAACCGCGTCGCTGAAAGCGTTGAAGCCAGCGCCGACGCCAAGACCTGGACCTTCAAGATCCGCAAGGGCGTTGAGTTCCACAACGGCAAGCCGGTGACGGCTGAGGATGTGATGCGCACCATGGAGCGCCACTCCAACGAGGACAGTAAATCCGGTGCCCTGGGCATTATGCGCGGTATCGAAAGCATGAAGGCAGATGGTGACAACTTCATCGTTGAGCTGACCACACCTAATGCGGACCTGCCCTATCTGATGGCCGATTATCACCTGATGATCCAGCCCGATGGCGGCTTTGACAACCCGGCGGCAGGAATCGGCTCTGGCGCCTATATGCTGGAAGCGAATGAGCCCGGCGTGCGCCACATGTGGAAGAAAAACCCCAACTACTGGGATGACACCCGCGGCCACGTTGATGAGGTCGAGATCGTTGTGATCAACGATGCAACCGCCCGTATGGCGGCGCTGCAGTCTGGTCAGGTCCACATCGTCAACCGTGTTGAACCAAAGGTTGCAGGTCTGCTGGACCGCGCGCCGAACCTCACCGTGCGCAATGCCGCAGGTCCGGGTCACTATGTGTTCATCATGCATTGCGACACAGCGCCGTTCGACAACAACGAACTGCGCCTGGCACTGAAATACGCTATCAACCGCGAAGAAATGGTCGACAAAGTGCTGCGCGGCTACGGCTCTGTCGGCAACGACATGCCTGTCAACGCAGCCTACCCGCTGTTTGACGACAGCATTCCGCAGCGCCCGTTTGATCCGGCCAAGGCGGCTGAGCACTACAAGAAATCCGGGCACGACGGCAGCCCGATCACCCTGCGGGTGTCAGATGTTGCCTTTCCCGGTGCTCTGGACGCAGCACAGCTGTTCCAGCAGTCGGCCAATGCCGCCGGTATCCCGCTGGAACTGAAACGCGAGCCCGGTGATGGCTACTGGTCGGAAGTCTGGAATGCACAGCCCTTCTGCGCCTCCTACTGGGGTGGCCGTCCCGTGCAGGATCAAATGTATTCGACCGCTTATCTGTCGACCGCAGACTGGAACGACACCCGCTTCAAGCGCGAAGACTTTGACAAGCTGTTGTTTGCCGCCCGCGGCGAGCTGGACGAAGCCAAGCGCAAAGCGCTCTACAGCCAGATGGGCATGATGGTGCGCGACGAAGGTGGTCTGATCTGCCCGATGTTCAACGACTTCATCGAAGCGACCAGCAGCAAGGTTCAGGGTTGGGTGGTGGATTCCACCGGCGACACCATGGCCGGCAAGTGGTCGCATAAGTGCTGGTTGGCCTGA
- a CDS encoding SPFH domain-containing protein, which translates to MGIFDFLKGEFIDVIHWTDDTNDTLVWRFEREGHAIKYGAKLTVREGQAAVFVHEGQLADVFTPGLYMLETNNMPIMTTLQHWDHGFQSPFKSEIYFVDTTRFNDLKWGTKNPIMARDPEFGPVRLRAFGTYSIRVVDPARFLTEIVGTDGEFTMDEISFQIRNIIVQQASRVLAGSGIPVLDMAANTADLGKLVAAEISATVADYGIAIPELYIENISLPAAVEQALDKRTQMGIVGDLGRYTQFSAAEAMTAAAQTPNSGMGAGMGMGMGMAMAQQMAQMAQMAQPGAAGQAAGQPAGPWGARPAPAAPQTAPMTAPVAPPPPPVEHVWHIAENGQTTGPFSKARLGRMAQEGGLRRDSLVWTPGQDGWKTAGDVLELAQLFTILPPPPPPPPPAG; encoded by the coding sequence ATGGGTATTTTTGACTTTCTCAAGGGAGAGTTCATCGACGTCATCCACTGGACCGACGACACCAATGACACGCTGGTCTGGCGCTTTGAGCGCGAAGGCCATGCGATCAAATACGGCGCCAAGCTGACGGTCCGCGAAGGTCAGGCGGCGGTCTTTGTCCATGAGGGTCAGCTGGCGGATGTCTTCACCCCCGGTCTCTACATGCTGGAGACCAACAATATGCCGATCATGACGACGTTGCAGCATTGGGACCACGGGTTTCAGTCGCCGTTCAAATCCGAGATCTATTTCGTCGACACCACCCGGTTCAATGATCTGAAATGGGGTACCAAGAACCCGATCATGGCGCGGGACCCGGAGTTCGGTCCCGTTCGCTTGCGTGCCTTTGGCACCTATAGCATCCGGGTGGTGGACCCGGCCCGGTTCCTGACCGAGATCGTCGGCACCGATGGTGAATTCACCATGGATGAAATCTCCTTCCAGATCCGCAACATTATCGTTCAACAGGCGAGCCGGGTGCTGGCAGGGTCCGGCATCCCGGTGCTGGACATGGCGGCGAATACTGCGGATCTGGGCAAGCTGGTCGCAGCAGAGATTTCCGCAACGGTTGCAGACTACGGCATCGCGATCCCGGAGCTTTATATCGAGAACATCTCGCTGCCCGCCGCGGTCGAACAGGCGCTGGACAAGCGCACCCAGATGGGGATCGTCGGTGATCTTGGCCGCTACACGCAGTTCTCTGCCGCCGAGGCGATGACCGCCGCAGCCCAGACGCCCAACAGCGGCATGGGGGCTGGTATGGGCATGGGAATGGGCATGGCGATGGCCCAACAGATGGCGCAGATGGCGCAGATGGCGCAACCGGGTGCCGCCGGTCAGGCAGCGGGTCAGCCCGCCGGTCCTTGGGGCGCACGCCCCGCACCCGCTGCCCCGCAAACCGCACCGATGACCGCCCCGGTGGCCCCGCCGCCGCCGCCGGTGGAACACGTCTGGCACATCGCCGAGAATGGACAGACCACCGGCCCCTTCTCCAAAGCACGCCTTGGTCGGATGGCGCAGGAGGGCGGGTTGCGCCGGGACAGCCTGGTTTGGACCCCGGGTCAGGACGGCTGGAAGACAGCTGGCGATGTGCTGGAACTGGCGCAGCTCTTTACCATCCTGCCCCCACCACCGCCTCCGCCCCCTCCTGCGGGTTGA
- a CDS encoding ABC transporter ATP-binding protein has protein sequence MSEPLVKVRDLKIGATVYPPGEKPHDIEIVHGVSFDLQPGKVLGLIGESGAGKSTIGLASMAYGRGGVKITGGEVWVNGRDILQSKLRDIRRLRGGEVTYVSQSAAASFNPAKKIMEQVIEAAVEQGKFSKKDAEARARALFAKLGLPDPDNIGERYPHQVSGGQLQRCMTALALCPEPDLVVFDEPTTALDVTTQIEVLMAIKEAIRDTGVAALYITHDLAVVAQVSDDIMVLRHGNMVEYGPVDQIINAPQEEYTQALVSVRSITHEEKAPTPEPVLSVRNITARYKGTKFDVLHNVNVDLHPGQTLAVVGESGSGKSTLARVITGLLPPREGEIEFAGRTLSSDLAGRSREDLRELQMIYQMADVAMNPRQTVGTIIGRPLEFYFGMKGAEKRKRIIELLDEIELGESFMDRYPAELSGGQKQRVCIARALAAKPKMIICDEVTSALDPLVADGILKLLLELQKIENVAFLFITHDLATVRAISDNIAVMYQGRVQRYGGKTEVLSPPFDDYTDLLLSSVPEMRLGWLEEVIANRKMESAGN, from the coding sequence ATGAGCGAACCTCTCGTGAAAGTGCGCGATCTCAAGATCGGCGCAACTGTCTACCCGCCGGGTGAAAAGCCCCACGACATCGAGATCGTGCATGGTGTCAGTTTTGATCTGCAACCGGGCAAGGTGCTGGGGCTGATCGGGGAATCCGGCGCGGGTAAATCCACCATCGGTCTGGCCTCCATGGCCTATGGCCGCGGTGGAGTCAAAATCACCGGCGGCGAGGTCTGGGTGAACGGTCGCGATATCCTGCAATCCAAACTGCGCGATATCCGCCGTCTGCGCGGCGGCGAGGTCACCTATGTCTCGCAATCGGCGGCGGCCTCGTTCAACCCAGCCAAGAAAATCATGGAACAAGTGATCGAAGCAGCGGTTGAGCAGGGCAAGTTCTCCAAAAAGGACGCCGAGGCGCGCGCGCGCGCGCTCTTTGCCAAGCTGGGTCTGCCTGATCCTGACAATATCGGCGAGCGGTACCCGCATCAGGTCTCCGGCGGGCAGCTGCAACGCTGCATGACCGCGCTGGCGCTCTGCCCGGAGCCGGATCTGGTGGTGTTTGACGAACCGACCACGGCGCTGGATGTGACCACACAGATCGAGGTGCTGATGGCGATCAAGGAAGCCATCCGCGACACCGGTGTCGCCGCGCTCTATATCACCCACGACCTCGCGGTTGTGGCGCAGGTGAGCGACGACATCATGGTGCTGCGCCATGGCAATATGGTGGAATACGGCCCCGTTGATCAGATCATCAACGCACCGCAGGAGGAGTATACTCAGGCCCTGGTCTCGGTCCGCTCCATCACCCATGAGGAGAAGGCCCCCACCCCGGAGCCGGTGCTCAGCGTGCGCAATATCACCGCGCGCTACAAGGGCACCAAATTCGACGTGCTGCACAATGTGAACGTTGATCTGCACCCTGGTCAGACACTGGCCGTGGTCGGGGAATCCGGCTCTGGGAAATCGACACTCGCACGGGTGATCACCGGCCTCTTGCCGCCGCGCGAGGGCGAGATCGAGTTCGCAGGGCGTACCCTGTCCTCCGATCTGGCGGGGCGCAGCCGCGAAGACCTGCGCGAGTTGCAGATGATCTACCAGATGGCAGATGTGGCCATGAACCCGCGCCAGACCGTCGGCACCATCATCGGGCGCCCGCTGGAGTTCTACTTCGGCATGAAAGGTGCGGAGAAGCGCAAGCGGATCATTGAGCTGCTGGATGAGATCGAACTGGGCGAAAGCTTCATGGATCGCTACCCGGCAGAGCTGTCGGGTGGGCAGAAACAGCGTGTCTGCATTGCCCGCGCTCTGGCCGCCAAACCGAAGATGATCATCTGCGACGAGGTCACCTCGGCGCTGGATCCGCTGGTGGCAGACGGCATCCTCAAGCTGTTGCTGGAACTGCAGAAGATCGAGAATGTCGCCTTCCTGTTCATCACCCATGACCTCGCCACAGTGCGGGCGATTTCGGACAATATCGCGGTGATGTATCAGGGCCGCGTGCAACGCTATGGCGGCAAGACCGAGGTGCTGTCGCCGCCCTTCGACGATTACACCGATCTGTTGCTTAGCTCGGTACCGGAAATGCGTCTGGGCTGGCTGGAAGAGGTCATCGCCAACCGCAAGATGGAAAGCGCCGGCAACTAG